A window of the Eremothecium cymbalariae DBVPG#7215 chromosome 5, complete sequence genome harbors these coding sequences:
- the STV1 gene encoding H(+)-transporting V0 sector ATPase subunit a (similar to Ashbya gossypii ADR127W) yields the protein MLVMNKEEAIFRSADMTYIELYIPLEISRGVVCVLGNLGSVMLKDMNKDLNTFQRGYVNQIRKFDEISRFIEYLNEVVQWHKTAMWEYTYRSLAQDGETEGQPTMAQVIETMHTHSIDSVNEITDEITQFEGRVRRLNDSLADLEGRLNTLLIHRRVLFECARFLEVHPGITSRLPVQDRHDLEVEDFELTQVETDENLSQLSFDLADDAETQLAGDSQTLLEHTVRNRFIITGSINRSKVETLNKILWRLLRGNLFFQNFPIDRTLLEHNEEVEIDCFIVFTHGAVLVNRVKRVIESLNGSIFPFNPSQSSIQQLNDKISDLKQVCSTTEQTLHTELFLVSKQLSIWNTVMQREIYIYATLNLFRQESQGLVAEGWLPTSELSDAQAALREYGESVGSANTAVLNVISTTRTPPTYHRTNKFTQPFQTIIDAYSIATYKEINPGLATIVTFPFMFAIMFGDTGHGIIIFLASLYLVFNEKQLNTMKMGEIFEMAFSGRYVLLLMGIFSIYVGLIYNDIFSKSMTLFHSGWRWPTDFKEGETIEATKIGIYPFGLDSAWHGSENSLLFTNSYKMKLSILMGFIHMSYSYVFSYINYRYKKSKIDILGNFIPGLIFMQSIFGYLSWAIVYKWSKNWIKDGKPAPGLLNMLINMFLSPGVVDEKLYVGQALVQVVLLLAALICVPWLLLYKPLMLKRQNDLSIKVGYRSFGDQRAQEILLEAEERTGSELLVVDYNHDENLEEEFNFGDIMIHQIIHTIEFCLNCISHTASYLRLWALSLAHAQLSTVLWSMTIEHAFTVQRPGSILSVLRVVVLFAVWFILTVCILVLMEGTSAMLHALRLHWVEAMSKFFEGDGYAYEPFSFKGIDSNIEL from the coding sequence ATGCTCGTGATGAATAAAGAAGAGGCAATATTTCGTTCAGCGGATATGACATATATCGAGTTATATATTCCGTTGGAAATTTCACGAGGTGTTGTCTGTGTTTTGGGGAATTTGGGTAGTGTAATGTTAAAGGATATGAACAAAGATTTGAATACTTTTCAGAGAGGTTACGTGAATCAGATTCGAAAGTTCGATGAAATATCCAGATTCATCGAATATTTAAACGAGGTGGTACAGTGGCATAAGACTGCGATGTGGGAATATACTTATCGATCTTTAGCCCAGGATGGAGAGACCGAGGGTCAGCCCACAATGGCACAGGTGATTGAAACGATGCATACACATTCAATTGATTCTGTGAATGAGATTACGGATGAGATAACACAGTTTGAAGGACGGGTGAGACGTTTGAATGACTCCCTGGCTGATTTAGAGGGACGTTTAAATACGTTATTAATACATCGGAGAGTTTTGTTTGAGTGTGCTAGGTTTTTGGAAGTTCATCCCGGAATAACAAGTAGATTACCTGTCCAAGACAGACACGATCTTGAAGTTGAGGACTTTGAACTGACCCAAGTTGAAACAGATGAAAATCTCAGTCAATTATCTTTTGATCTTGCAGATGATGCCGAAACCCAACTAGCCGGCGATTCTCAAACCTTACTAGAACATACTGTTAGAAACAGATTCATAATAACAGGTTCCATTAATAGGTCAAAGGTTGAAACCTTAAACAAAATTCTCTGGAGGTTATTACGTGGCAACCTTTTCTTCCAGAATTTCCCTATAGATAGAACTTTGCTTGAACATAATGAAGAGGTAGAGATAGACTGTTTTATTGTATTTACTCATGGAGCAGTATTGGTTAATAGGGTAAAGCGTGTAATAGAATCATTAAATGGCAGTATCTTTCCATTCAACCCTTCACAATCATCAATACAACAATTaaatgataaaatatcTGATCTCAAACAAGTTTGTTCGACAACTGAACAGACATTACACACTGAGTTGTTCCTTGTTTCGAAACAATTATCTATATGGAACACGGTGATGCAGAGGGAAATATACATCTATGCCACGTTAAATTTATTCAGACAAGAGTCACAGGGACTAGTTGCCGAAGGTTGGCTTCCCACTTCTGAATTATCCGATGCTCAAGCGGCATTGAGAGAATACGGAGAAAGCGTCGGATCAGCAAATACTGCCGTTTTGAATGTCATATCAACTACCAGAACACCCCCTACTTATCACCGGACCAATAAATTTACCCAACCATTTCAAACTATTATTGATGCATATAGCATTGCCACATATAAAGAAATTAACCCTGGATTAGCTACTATTGTTACATTCCCCTTTATGTTTGCCATAATGTTTGGCGATACAGGCCATGGCATAATTATATTTCTTGCATCGTTGTATTTGGTTTTCAATGAAAAGCAGTTAAATACTATGAAAATGGGGGAAATATTTGAGATGGCATTCTCTGGCAGGTATGTGCTTCTTTTGATGGGTATTTTCTCGATTTACGTTGGTTTAATATACAATGATATATTCTCTAAGTCCATGACTTTGTTCCATTCTGGTTGGCGTTGGCCCACTGATTTTAAAGAGGGTGAGACTATCGAAGCCACTAAAATTGGCATTTACCCATTCGGGTTAGATTCTGCATGGCATGGTTCCGAGAACAGTTTACTTTTTACTAATTCTTATAAGATGAAATTGTCAATTTTGATGGGATTCATTCATATGTCATACTCCTATGTGTTCTCATATATCAATTATCGCTATAAGAAGTCGAAAATTGACATCCTGGGCAATTTTATTCCAGGTCTAATATTCATGCAATcaatttttggatatttgtCTTGGGCTATTGTCTATAAATGGTCAAAAAATTGGATAAAAGATGGTAAACCTGCACCAGGATTATTGAATATGTTAATTAATATGTTCTTATCACCTGGTGTAGTAGATGAAAAGTTATACGTAGGCCAGGCCTTGGTGCAAGTTGTATTATTGTTAGCTGCATTGATATGTGTTCCATGGCTATTACTTTACAAACCATTAATGTTAAAACGACAAAACGATCTATCAATTAAAGTTGGATATCGAAGCTTTGGTGATCAGCGAGCCCAGGAAATACTTTTAGAGGCCGAAGAGCGCACGGGTAGTGAACTCCTTGTAGTAGATTACAATCATGATGAGAATCTTGAAGAAGAGTTTAATTTCGGCGATATAATGATCCATCAGATAATTCACACAATTGAGTTTTGTTTGAACTGTATCTCTCATACAGCTTCTTATTTACGGTTGTGGGCTTTATCCTTAGCCCACGCGCAATTATCCACTGTGTTATGGTCAATGACAATCGAACATGCCTTTACTGTCCAAAGACCTGGATCAATATTGTCTGTTTTGAGAGTAGTGGTTTTGTTTGCGGTGTGGTTTATATTAACTGTTTGCATTTTGGTCTTGATGGAAGGCACCTCAGCAATGTTACATGCTTTACGTTTACACTGGGTTGAAGCTATGTCAAAGTTTTTTGAAGGCGACGGCTATGCATATGAACCATTCTCCTTTAAGGGTATTGATAGCAATATTGAACTATGA
- the LHS1 gene encoding Hsp70 family chaperone LHS1 (similar to Ashbya gossypii ADR128C), with protein MRFSTLSWLLIAVFTQSIVSLGAVIGIDYGYQFGKAMVVSLQAPLEIVLTPESQRKDENGVAIRIIDGIVERTYGSVVSSSIVTRFPSNSLMHLKPLFGKLADENLNAYYRAHPGVILKASDRGSVAFSINDQEFPVEEVAAMNLQQYINRANDMLKEKGGDDTVVQLALTVPEYFTIEQRNSLMDAVSLIPLQRPYLVSEGLSVAVDFSLKQKFEAGKRYYYIIYDMGTGSTKASLVSIEQPEGDSEPLRIELLGYGHTDDISGVQVTLAISELISNKFLEHHRSVRSSELEASARSQAKIIQAAEKAKLILSANADAIVNIESLLNGIDFKATVYREEVEEYLEPFLTGIIKPINDALSGNFGGESIALSQLDGVILTGGSSRVPIVKKTLVEYLGEDLISKKVNADESAVHGVTIRGVQLSKAFKIKPLHVIDRSIFSYEAKFSNQEYIVEIFSTGSTYPNKTSFTTLPLNGPVSDFQIDLYENGRLFQTVDVYTEQLNMKFITECADGIVYNANFSLSANRIFECENVEAVCLGGSVTRAVQSASSSGDEGVTKGYEDQDINKNTDKKIEFPARPKKLSLKSEYRNLKPYSSKEKINARSKLAQLNRSDKEREQLQTQLNHLESLLYDTMYYLEDEEVIAKGPKSDIKKLSEIVTEYLEWLDYGYEDASLIDINEKIVEVSTIKSKIKLYLEFSDEIFDHYRFEKLIQNSRVSLNEFKNYQNILIEQVKVFDNDFEAIGLNATREYLKMKAPRSVSFSPTESDVVIKNLESLLNEIEEMLNTNSIENKPREDLFELNMLCENSVKELDRLQTIRANAHTYRLRELQSFYNRKLRALKRKDEKLKPTESVNSEISDETTDSHETTTTTTPEHSAELEHDEL; from the coding sequence ATGAGATTCTCTACTTTGTCTTGGCTTCTTATTGCGGTATTCACCCAGTCGATAGTGTCTCTGGGGGCCGTTATTGGTATCGATTATGGCTATCAGTTTGGAAAAGCCATGGTGGTATCACTTCAGGCACCGCTTGAGATAGTGTTAACCCCTGAATCGCAAAGGAAGGATGAAAATGGTGTTGCTATCAGGATCATCGATGGTATTGTTGAGAGAACCTATGGTTCGGTGGTTAGTTCTTCAATCGTGACTCGATTCCCTAGTAATTCGTTAATGCATTTAAAGCCTTTGTTTGGAAAATTGGCAGACGAAAACCTAAATGCTTATTATAGAGCACATCCGGGTGTTATTTTAAAGGCTAGTGATCGGGGATCTGTTGCATTTTCAATTAATGATCAAGAATTCCCAGTTGAAGAGGTAGCTGCTATGAATTTACAGCAGTATATTAATAGGGCGAATGACATGTTGAAAGAAAAGGGTGGTGATGATACTGTTGTTCAACTTGCATTGACTGTTCCTGAATACTTCACTATTGAACAAAGGAACTCGCTGATGGATGCAGTATCTCTAATTCCTTTACAACGTCCATATTTGGTCAGTGAGGGTTTATCTGTTGCagttgatttttctttaaaacagaaattTGAGGCTGGGAAACGCTATTATTACATTATTTATGACATGGGAACAGGATCTACAAAAGCTAGTCTTGTTTCAATCGAGCAGCCCGAGGGTGATTCTGAACCTTTAAGAATTGAACTTTTAGGTTATGGACATACTGACGATATTAGTGGTGTTCAAGTCACACTAGCTATTTCAGAACTTATTAGTAACAAATTTCTAGAACATCACCGGTCTGTTAGGAGTTCTGAATTAGAAGCTAGTGCCAGATCACAAGCAAAGATTATTCAAGCTGCTGAAAAAGCTAAACTAATCTTAAGTGCTAATGCCGATGCCATAGTTAATATTGAATCTTTATTGAATGGCATCGATTTTAAGGCTACAGTATACCGGGAGGAGGTTGAAGAATACTTGGAACCATTTTTAACTGGCATCATTAAACCAATCAACGATGCTTTGTCTGGTAATTTTGGTGGAGAATCTATTGCTTTAAGTCAATTGGATGGCGTAATATTAACAGGCGGTTCTTCTCGCGTGCCTATTGTAAAAAAAACGCTAGTTGAATATCTAGGTGAAGACTTGATATCAAAGAAGGTTAATGCAGACGAATCAGCTGTCCATGGTGTTACTATCAGAGGCGTTCAATTATCTAAGGCctttaaaattaaaccATTGCATGTTATTGACCGTTCTATTTTTTCTTATGAAGCCAAATTTTCTAACcaggaatatattgttgaaataTTCTCTACTGGATCAACCTACCCAAATAAAACTTCTTTCACTACTCTGCCTCTTAACGGTCCAGTTTCggattttcaaattgattTATATGAAAATGGGAGGCTATTCCAAACAGTCGATGTTTATACTGAGCAACTCAATATGAAATTTATCACTGAGTGTGCAGATGGTATTGTCTACAACGCTAATTTTAGTCTATCGGCAAACAGAATTTTTGAATGTGAAAACGTAGAGGCTGTTTGCTTGGGTGGGTCAGTTACACGAGCTGTCCAAAGTGCTAGTAGTTCTGGAGATGAAGGCGTTACCAAAGGTTATGAAGATCAAGACATTAACAAAAATACTGATAAGAAAATAGAGTTTCCTGCCAGACCAAAAAAGTTGTCATTAAAATCTGAATATAGAAATTTGAAACCATACAGCTCTAAGGAGAAGATTAACGCAAGGTCTAAGTTGGCACAATTGAATCGTAGTGATAAAGAACGTGAACAGCTGCAAACACAACTAAATCACCTTGAATCTTTATTGTATGATACTATGTATTActtggaagatgaagaagttattgCTAAAGGTCCAAAGTCtgatataaaaaaattgtctgAAATTGTAACCGAATATCTGGAGTGGTTGGACTATGGGTATGAAGATGCTTCTCTAATTGatataaatgaaaaaatTGTGGAAGTTTCCACCATTAAGAGTAAAATCAAATTGTACCTCGAATTTTCGGATGAGATATTTGACCATTACAGGTTCGAAAAACTGATCCAGAATTCTAGAGTCTCTCTAAATGAGTTTAAAAATTATCAGAACATTTTGATAGAACAAGTGAAGGTATTTGataatgattttgaagctATTGGGCTAAATGCTACCAGAGAATACCTGAAGATGAAGGCCCCAAGGAGCGTGAGCTTCTCGCCCACAGAGAGTGATGTTGTCATTAAAAACTTAGAATCACTTTTgaatgaaattgaagaaatgtTGAATACTAACTCGATAGAGAACAAACCTAGGGAAGATTTGTTTGAACTAAATATGTTATGTGAGAATTCAGTGAAGGAACTTGATAGACTTCAGACTATAAGAGCGAATGCCCATACATACCGTTTGAGAGAATTGCAATCTTTTTATAACAGAAAATTGAGAGCGCTAAAGAGAAAGgatgaaaagttgaagCCAACAGAATCCGTCAATTCGGAGATTTCAGATGAAACTACCGATTCCCATGAGACAACCACAACTACAACTCCTGAGCATTCAGCTGAACTTGAACACGACGAATTATAA
- a CDS encoding uncharacterized protein (similar to Ashbya gossypii ABR111C), whose translation MEDPWKVVADSSDKVGLDDDLQTQQVKDSTKHVLDGTDEWSQLVELITRSYESVNKFKELIGEVKEQVNDKTVTGVPLLVYTVVYDHPVYIELLHCTGQLDVNLADDLASYSPLMWCFHLNRQQCCVELLNFQDELDFGYKNNNGSTAIDLLVPGSEIYSFAETHRLLNRNKETKDALFGPSEDLYKGPLRFDELDETLDNIKLQTAGLNISEKTNGVDDLYVPPLKTVELETSPEASMLFDFDHLISGQYIEFADYDIFEILNVLITLPQKNPHDTITPAALIFQCLRYAHKKRQSTSLVENIFYLSLTKILSSQQPSGGVVSNQEGDIVSQSYWLGYLTFLYYYLCRDETFFKKYTTLLQKLINAMQTLMIEICSSIYARIDRLVVPAILTYTTITDVKQTLYKKDWNIFKKKKHSIKGIQSSYDEILNMLYPPSAEEQMKVSPMKIVQIFGALTYVLDLHQVHPLFYVQCVSTSIQWFSTSLFNKIIGNKKYLSRGRAVQIRLNLSTIEDWIKNHDTRVPKSKMIDNFIWERFPYTLIKPISEINLKLKSLRNITMYSPVADDKEVIYDTTNTLFYYQSLYRISQLHMEPLLQLLQWLQVATSIEDEESLKSTMNLINALNPSQLLRVVEKYRYELEEPRFQSSLKKYLASMLKGQEYNIQLEERPQLLVTLPMMNELVDIYVTVENAERFLPILPEDIQEKIEAILEQNARNRLMDVHKKSDDKEDDVSSTSRPKYGKGSVGCIASEEDSQLFETLNTPSLAVQRPTWSGTSTTEDNPW comes from the coding sequence ATGGAGGATCCATGGAAGGTAGTTGCTGATAGCAGCGACAAAGTTGGtttggatgatgatctGCAAACACAGCAGGTGAAGGATTCAACTAAACATGTGCTAGATGGGACGGATGAGTGGTCGCAGTTGGTGGAATTGATTACCAGGTCTTATGAGAGTGTGAATAAGTTTAAAGAATTGATTGGTGAAGTAAAGGAGCAAGTAAATGATAAGACAGTAACGGGAGTGCCGTTGTTGGTTTATACTGTGGTGTATGACCATCCTGTATATATTGAGTTATTGCATTGTACGGGACAGTTGGACGTCAATCTTGCAGATGATTTGGCTTCTTATTCACCTCTTATGTGGTGTTTTCACCTTAATAGACAGCAGTGCTGTGTGGAGTTGTTGAATTTCCAGGATGAGTTGGATTTTGGTTATAAGAACAATAATGGATCAACGGCGATAGATTTATTGGTTCCTGGATCAGAAATTTACAGCTTTGCAGAGACACATAGACTTCTAAACCGGAATAAGGAGACCAAAGATGCACTTTTTGGCCCAAGCGAGGATTTATACAAAGGTCCATTGCGATTTGATGAGCTTGATGAGACACTGGACAATATTAAGTTGCAAACAGCGGGTCTTAATATCTCTGAAAAGACCAATGGCGTGGATGATTTGTATGTTCCTCCTCTTAAAACTGTGGAACTGGAAACATCTCCAGAGGCTTCAATGctatttgattttgatcaTTTGATTAGTGGCCAGTACATTGAATTTGCTGATTATGACATATTTGAGATTTTAAATGTGCTAATTACTTTGCCGCAAAAAAATCCACACGATACAATAACCCCAGCTGCATTGATTTTCCAATGTTTAAGATATGCACATAAGAAGCGGCAAAGTACTAGCCTTGTAGAaaacatattttatttatcGCTCACAAAGATTTTGTCATCTCAACAACCATCTGGAGGGGTTGTTTCAAACCAGGAGGGCGATATTGTAAGTCAATCATATTGGTTGGGTTATTTAACGTTCCTATACTATTATCTTTGTCGTGATGaaacattttttaaaaaatacacTACCCTGTTGCAGAAACTAATTAATGCAATGCAGACCCTTATGATCGAAATATGCTCATCTATATATGCCCGTATAGATCGACTAGTCGTGCCTGCAATTCTAACCTATACAACCATTACTGATGTAAAGCAAACTTTGTACAAAAAGGattggaatattttcaaaaagaagaaacattCCATAAAGGGTATTCAGAGTTCTTATGATGAGATATTAAACATGTTATATCCTCCATCAGCAGAGGAGCAGATGAAAGTTTCACCAATGAAAATTGTCCAAATATTTGGTGCTTTGACTTATGTTTTAGATTTGCATCAAGTTCATCCACTGTTTTATGTGCAATGTGTCTCAACATCTATCCAATGgttttcaacttctttgttCAATAAAATTATAGGAAACAAGAAATACCTTTCCAGAGGACGGGCGGTTCAAATCAGGCTGAACTTGTCTACCATAGAAGATTGGATTAAAAATCATGATACTAGAGTGCCAAAATCGAAAATGATCGATAATTTTATCTGGGAAAGATTCCCTTATACGCTGATCAAGCCAATTTCTgaaataaatttaaagcTAAAGTCTTTGAGAAATATCACAATGTATTCTCCGGTTGCAGATGACAAGGAAGTGATTTATGATACCACGAATACCCTATTTTACTACCAATCGCTTTACCGTATATCACAATTGCACATGGAGCCACTTTTACAACTTTTACAATGGTTACAAGTTGCTACTTCAatagaagatgaagaatcgttaaaatcaacaatgaatttgataaatgCATTAAACCCTTCGCAGTTGCTTAGGGTCGTTGAGAAATATCGTTATGAGTTGGAGGAACCACGCTTCCAgtcttctttgaagaaatatttagCTTCTATGCTTAAGGGTCAGGAGTACAATATACAATTAGAAGAAAGACCTCAACTGTTAGTCACTTTGCCAATGATGAATGAACTAGTAGATATTTATGTCACAGTTGAGAACGCTGAAAGGTTTCTCCCTATTTTGCCGGAagatattcaagaaaaaaTCGAGGCAATACTCGAACAAAACGCAAGAAATAGATTAATGGATGTTCATAAAAAGTCAGATGACAAGGAAGATGACGTTAGTTCGACCAGTAGACCTAAATATGGTAAAGGGTCAGTTGGTTGTATTGCAAGTGAAGAAGATAGTCAATTATTCGAAACGTTGAATACACCTAGCCTAGCGGTTCAACGCCCCACATGGTCCGGGACATCGACTACAGAAGATAATCCCTGGTGA